The stretch of DNA CGTTGAGGGCCAGCAGGCGCTGGGTGTCGTCGGCGACGGCCTCGACCATGGTGCGCTCCTCGATCCGCCGGTCCGCGCCGCGCCCGACGGCGGCCGGCAGCAGGGCGGGGAGCGCGGTGGCGCCGTGGCGGACCAGGACGCCCAGGCCCCGGCCCGGGTCGGCGTCCACGCCGATCACCGGCTGGCCGGCCAGGTACTTGGCGACGTTGGCGACCAAGCCGTCCTGGCCGATCACCACCACCACGTCCTCCGGTTCGAAGAGGAACCGGGCGAGGTCGGCGCGCTCGACCCGGGTGCGCCGCCAGTCCAGCGGGACGGCCGCCGCGGCCCGGGTGAGGGCCTCGGCCTGGCGGTGGTGGCGCTGCTCGACCTCCTCGGCCGAGCGGCCCCGGGAGGAGAGGAAGAACGCGGCCTGGGCCGGCGTGCCGTGGTGGGCGATCAGGTCCTCGTACTCGGTGCGGCGGTGGACCAGCACGGCGCGCGGGGCCAGGGTCATGCGTCGGCCCCGCCGGCACCGAGCTTGGTGAGCAGGCCGCTGAGCAGGTCCGGGGTGAGGGTGACGCTGTCGATCCGGGGCAGGTGCTCGGCGAGCCGCATCAGGGCCAGCGCCCGCAGCACGGCGGGGTCGGCCTGCTGGTGGGCGGTGAGCCAGGCGGCCTCGGCGGCGGCCCGGGCCGTGCCGAGGCCGTGGGCGGCCTCCGCATCGGCGGCGGCCAGCCGGGTGCGGCGCTCGGCCTCGGCGGTGGCGCGCACCCGGTCGGCCTCCGCCTCGGCCTCGGTGCGGACGCGGTCGGCGGCCGCCTCCTCCTCGGCCCGGAGCCGGGCGTTGGCGCCCTGCTGGGCGAGCAACTGCTCCTCGCGGCGGGCGAGTTCGATCCGGTTGGTGAGCTCGTTCTCGGCGATGCCCCGCTCGTGCTCCACGGCCACGGCGCGCCGCTCGAAGGTGGCCCGGTCGGCCTCCTGCTGGACGAGTTCGCGGGCCGGCGTGCGCAGCGCCCGCTCCACCTCCGGTTCGGGGCGCAGCGCGACCACCCGGACCGCGATCACCTCGACCCCGGTCTCGGCGATCCGCGCCTCGCCGGCCAACCCGGCGGCCATCCGCTCGCGGACGGCGCTGACCCCGTCGGCCAGGGCGGTGGCGA from Kitasatospora sp. MMS16-BH015 encodes:
- a CDS encoding NAD(+)/NADH kinase, with translation MTLAPRAVLVHRRTEYEDLIAHHGTPAQAAFFLSSRGRSAEEVEQRHHRQAEALTRAAAAVPLDWRRTRVERADLARFLFEPEDVVVVIGQDGLVANVAKYLAGQPVIGVDADPGRGLGVLVRHGATALPALLPAAVGRGADRRIEERTMVEAVADDTQRLLALNEVYVGQPGHQTARYRLTADSAEAEPQASSGVLVSTGTGATGWGRSAWLERGGPLTLPAPGAPALAWFVREAWPSPTTATTRVHGLLDSAGSLRLTVESDHLVAFGDGIETDALNLTWGQSIRIGVAATRLRLLA
- a CDS encoding SPFH domain-containing protein, whose amino-acid sequence is MADITARLGFRHLRATPTSHIRHLNRGQLAHEGTGLAFWFRPLSAALSEVPVDDRELAMLFHSRTSDFQDVTVQATLTYRITDPALAATRVDFGIDPDSGAWRAAPLDQLATLLTETAQQHALGLLARTPLATALADGVSAVRERMAAGLAGEARIAETGVEVIAVRVVALRPEPEVERALRTPARELVQQEADRATFERRAVAVEHERGIAENELTNRIELARREEQLLAQQGANARLRAEEEAAADRVRTEAEAEADRVRATAEAERRTRLAAADAEAAHGLGTARAAAEAAWLTAHQQADPAVLRALALMRLAEHLPRIDSVTLTPDLLSGLLTKLGAGGADA